A genomic stretch from Halichoerus grypus chromosome 7, mHalGry1.hap1.1, whole genome shotgun sequence includes:
- the LOC118528235 gene encoding flavin-containing monooxygenase 3 yields MGKRVAIIGAGVSGLASIRSCLEEGLEPTCFEKSEDIGGLWKFSDHAEEGRASIYQSVFTNSSKEMMCFPDFPYPDDFPNFMHNSKVQEYITAFCKEKNLLKYIQFKTLVSGINKHPDFSITGQWDVTTERNGKKESAIFDAVLICSGHHVYPNLPKESFPGLKLFKGKCFHSQEYKEPGIFKGKRVLVLGLGNSGCDIATELSHTAEQVMISSRSGSWVMSRVWDDGYPWDMLFITRFETFLKNNLPTAISDWWYIKQMNARFKHENYGLMPLNRALRKEPVFNDELPACILCGTLSIKPNVREFTETSAIFEDGTVFEAIDCVIFATGYSYDYPFLDESIIKSKNNEVILFKGIFPPKLEKPTMAVIGFVQSLGATIPTVDLQARWAVRVIKGTCTLPSVTDMMDDIDKKRGKKLKWFGTSKTVQTDYITYMDELASFIGAKPNIPWLFLTDPKLAVEVFFGPCSPYQFRLVGPGKWPGARNAILTQWDRTLKPTKTRAVGNPQKPCLLCRWVRLFVLPVLFIAVFFALI; encoded by the exons ATGGGGAAGAGAGTAGCCATCATTGGAGCTGGCGTCAGTGGCTTGGCCTCCATCAGAAGCTGTCTGGAAGAGGGGCTGGAGCCCACCTGCTTTGAGAAGAGTGAAGACATTGGGGGCCTGTGGAAATTCTCG GACCATGCAGAGGAAGGCAGAGCTAGCATTTACCAGTCTGTCTTTACCAACTCTTCCAAAGAAATGATGTGTTTCCCAGACTTCCCATATCCTGATGACTTCCCCAACTTTATGCACAACAGCAAGGTCCAGGAATATATCACTGcattttgcaaagaaaagaaCCTCCTGAAATACATACAATTTAAG ACACTTGTATCTGGTATAAATAAACATCCTGATTTCTCAATCACCGGCCAATGGGATGTTACCACTGAAAGGAATGGTAAAAAAGAATCAGCTATCTTTGATGCTGTATTGATTTGTTCTGGACACCATGTGTACCCCAACCTACCAAAAGAGTCCTTTCCAG GACTAAAACTTTTTAAAGGCAAATGCTTTCACAGCCAAGAATATAAGGAACCAGGAATATTCAAGGGGAAGCGAGTCCTGGTGTTGGGCCTGGGGAATTCAGGCTGTGATATTGCCACAGAACTCAGCCACACAGCTGAACAG GTCATGATTAGTTCCAGAAGTGGCTCCTGGGTGATGAGCCGGGTCTGGGATGATGGCTATCCATGGGACATGTTGTTTATCACTCGATTTGAAACCTTCCTCAAGAACAACTTGCCGACAGCCATCTCTGACTGGTGGTACATAAAGCAAATGAATGCAAGATTCAAGCATGAGAACTATGGCTTGATGCCTTTAAACAG AGCCCTGAGGAAAGAACCTGTGTTTAATGATGAGCTCCCAGCTTGCATTCTGTGCGGCACGTTGTCCATTAAGCCTAATGTGAGAGAATTCACTGAGACTTCAGCCATTTTTGAGGATGGGACGGTGTTTGAGGCCATCGATTGTGTCATTTTTGCAACAGGCTATAGTTATGACTACCCCTTCCTTGATGAGTCCATCATTAAGAGCAAAAACAATGAGGTCATCTTGTTTAAAGGCATTTTCCCTCCTAAACTGGAGAAGCCAACCATGGCAGTGATTGGTTTTGTCCAGTCCCTTGGGGCTACCATTCCCACAGTTGACCTGCAAGCCCGCTGGGCAGTACGGGTAATAAAAG gaacttGCACTTTGCCTTCTGTAACAGACATGATGGATGATATTgataaaaaaagggggaaaaagctCAAATG GTTTGGCACCAGCAAGACCGTACAGACGGATTATATTACTTATATGGATGAACTTGCCTCCTTCATTGGGGCAAAGCCCAACATCCCATGGCTGTTTCTCACAGATCCCAAATTGGCCGTGGAGGTTTTCTTTGGCCCTTGTAGCCCATACCAGTTTAGGCTGGTAGGCCCAGGGAAGTGGCCAGGAGCCAGAAATGCCATCCTGACCCAGTGGGACCGGACCCTGAAACCCACGAAGACAAGAGCTGTCGGGAACCCTCAGAAGCCTTGCTTGCTTTGCCGTTGGGTCAGGCTCTTCGTTCTCCCTGTTCTGTTCATTGCTGTTTTCTTTGCATTGATCTAA